The genomic segment TTTACTATTCACAGAAGATCTGGAACAAGAGAGAATTAGATACTGACTTCAAAAGCGTTTTTTAAAATTTCTGTCTCCCCTGAATTCAGATCAACGGAAACAATATCAAAACGCATGTCCTTGGATTTAATTTTCATCTCCTCTATATAGACAAAAGCCGCGGCAAGTAGTTTTTTCTGTTTGGCATAAGTGACTGCTTCAATTGCTGATCCATAATCAGTTCGGCTTCTTGCTTTGACCTCAACAAAGCAAAGAACCTTATTTTTGTCCTCTGCTATTATGTCTATCTCCCCTTGGCGGACTCGGTAGTTTTTTTCAAGAATTTTGTATTTATCTTTTTTAAGGCACTTACATGCTAAGTCCTCTCCTCTTCTTCCTGCTGCTTTTGTGTTAGTTGTCATGGGGACATCTAAAGAGAAACTGTTTCACTCCTCCTCTAGTT from the Thermodesulfobacteriota bacterium genome contains:
- a CDS encoding YraN family protein, encoding MTTNTKAAGRRGEDLACKCLKKDKYKILEKNYRVRQGEIDIIAEDKNKVLCFVEVKARSRTDYGSAIEAVTYAKQKKLLAAAFVYIEEMKIKSKDMRFDIVSVDLNSGETEILKNAFEVSI